From the genome of Arvicola amphibius chromosome 9, mArvAmp1.2, whole genome shotgun sequence:
tttcccccacccctgtcTGTTCCAAATAAAGGCAGCTCCATCCTCACTAGAACTTCTGATCCCTGTGGTCTGCCTGAATAACCTGGTTTCATGTTATCCATGGAGGCATGTTGGGACCAACTCCAGACTAGCATGTCCCAGGCTGTTCTTTCTCAGGttcaggagaattttttttttgagtaagtAAAATTTATTATATGCCGTTGGCTTATTTTCAGTGTCTTGAATTGGTGGGTTTTACTTAGTTTAGACATATTGATGATTTTCAGGTAGATTTTCCAAGATTCCTACCTAGTCATTCTGTCTCCactgaacttaaaaaaaagaacagagggtCTGGCCTCTGCATGAACTTGCACATACTtctgcatgtgcgtgcgtgtgtgcacacacacacaaacaaatacatataaataacaataaaataaatattaaaaagaattcaCTGTAGGTTTTaagagaaacatttatttattagatagtgtgtgtttaaaatttatttgttcttattttttgtttatgaacGTTGACTGAATGTATGCAAATACACTATGTGGGTTTCTGGTTCctagggaagccagaagagggtgtagatTCCCTTGGAACTAGAAACAGTTTTTAACCactagtgggtgctgggaattgtacctgGGTCCTTCTGCAAGAATGTCCAGTGCTCTTTGCTGCTGaaacatttctccagcccctgcagtaGATTTTATATTGAGCTTGCTTTgcatttctagaacattctcatTTTCAAACCTCCGACAAATTCCCTCATGAACCTTAATTCCTGGACAGAAAGAAGGCTTTTCTCTAGGGAAGGCATACTGGGTTCTTTGACTGCATCTGGGATATTGTCTCAGCTTGGAGTAGGATAGGAGGTGCAAAGATTTCTatgcttcttttttctgtttccttaaccCACCAAAATTCCTGGAATTGAACTACTACtttagctgggtttttttttgtctttatttgcaCTAGAAAACAAGATGAGGAAGAGTTATGACCCAGAATAAGAGTATCCCTCTGACTCTCTCAGGAGGAAAGAATGTCAGTCTCAAGAAGAGCTCCTTTCCGAGGTTACCAGTGAGGACATCTGGGTCTCTGGAATAGTTTCTGGTTTGTCTCTGGTTTGACCCTGAAAAAAATTCCATGTAGGAAGGgacaagaggagggagagaaatcaCATTCTAGATGTGTTTATCACATTTCTAAAAGCAGTACCAACTCCCTGAATGTTCTTGTCTTTGAGTAGGAAAGTCCCTGGATTagggtttttcttgttgttactttgttttttaatgggaTTATTCCTGGCTTCTTtctaattatgaaaaaaattccAGATTCTGGGGGTTATGTCTGTGTTAAAGTGGCTcttacttttaatcccagtacgtgggagacagaggcaggtggatatgtgtgagtttgaggacagactggtctacatagtgagttcccagtCAGTTatagctgcatagtgagaccctgtcttgaaaaaactaaagacaaaagaaataacaaaacccCCTAAACTCCCAAATGAAGTATAGAGTAAAGATAAGgacaatcagaaaaaaatggacaCAGAGGATTGGGAatctacaaacaaaacaaatgcaattaaaaactgagtggtaaagaaaacaaacataagtaaataaatattaaccatattttgaatataaaataaagatgcctcctctatttctgtctctctgtctgtccatctgtctgtctatctttagctctgtccctctctctctcctctccagatAAATGAGAATAAGCCCTAGATAGGGCACCAAAGGTAGGGCAAACAAATTATTCCATCCGAGTCCAGCTTGGTCATCTAAGGAGTTTATTGTGGTTTCTTACAGAGCATGGGAGATGTATTGCAGCTGTAGCTTTGCCACTGAAAGCCTCACTTAAGTATGGATAAGAACTCATGTAAGTTGTCTCATTGGGGTCTGGTGTATAACTTGCTTGCAGCTGGGATTCTAGAGAGGTTTCTCTTTTCCAATTGTTTACTGGTTATGTTATCTCAAGGAGGAGTCACTGGAGTCCTGTAACTTTCATAGCCTTCCTGAGTTTTGTAAAAATAAACTTCCTTCTAAATTTCTTGAGCTGCCTCCTGGATCAGTCCAGGTAAGAACACTTCAGTTTGGAAGAAATATCTagcactcttcctcttcctcttcggCTTCTCTACTTCTCACGAGTCTCCTCCCAATATAACCTGTTACTCGCTAGGCTCACTATTGTGACTTGGATAGGTATGAAAGACCTATCCAAGTGGACTTGGGAATTCAATTTTTTTCACCAAGGctcaaatttgttttaatttggaaagCATGCTATTTCTCCCTCAGCTCTCCCCAGATTCCTCATCCTTCCCCAGCAGCCTCCAGAATGCTCTCTTGACCTCCTTGTTCCTCAGGGTATATACAATAGGGTTGAGTGTAGGAGTGCCCACTGCATAGAAGAGACCAAAGAACTTGCCCCTCTCTTGGGCATAGGGATTTTTGGGCTGTAGATAGACAGCAATGACTGAGCTGTAGAAGAGGGTGACCACAATGAGATGGGAGGAACAAGTACCGAAAGCTTTCCTGCGCCCTTTTGTAGAGTTTATCCTCAGCACTGCCCTGGTGATAGCACCATAAGAGACAAGtgtggcgaacccccctggccagcagggaagaacgaccaccgagttgaggatttttttcaaatcacgctttattggagcctcttggttaaggggagagctggaaacGAGGGGCCCCCAGCaccaaacggcagctgcttatatagggagagtggacacgggtcatgcctgagggaggttctgtctagagccttgcctaatatggagttgtttacttggccctgcaggggctcagcgccatcttgtgatggtggccggcaaatcggctccctgcagttcccccttttagtttttatagcaaagtaggcaacaaggggtcttatttcCGTtttggctcccacctcatgatgtgggggccgatcaagggaggcccaggctcgtggtactccttctcctgtgcaatgggacaaacccctaggaggtgcaaaggcagtatctcaagcgttgtctcagcataccttccctggtgcaatgggaacaatccctacaggggtgcaaaggctatgtaGGACAagtgcctactggttcttaagaaccgataaccaaatttggggagagtcaccacactccaaggcggctaaggcctgtaggacagcaaccttatctctattcgtttgggctcgaagacggcaaatcagccacaagcagaccatgcatcctcccagacagcatgccagaaatatcccaaccaccacccattccttaaaaaaggagaaagcggaatatagccagtcagaaatctgtttaagggtgatgggctggacacgagtattatttaggatagtgatctggaacaattgattttggagaaacagctctgctttTCGCGACCAGTTCCCCAATTTTTTATGACTCATTTttggaattgttaaagataagagaagtaatgtacacatgtttttgataggagacacattcgatctggaccagacgggtcaatttaTCTACCCGAGTCTGTATATAATCTATGTtttgattggcagctattatgccagaaaggatatgattgttgattttattttgggtttttaatgTATCAGCTGTCCTTGAAACCacgtcgttaattgtggtcgccgtttgtacctgattaaccatggctatgaactcttatatttttggttgtgagcctagcctttaacggctgagccatctctccagccccgtgactctgatatgctaccagaaacattaaggagccaagtcttagttaaCTGTAGcatcgccagggctgagatgtccatcgtggctcctacttcattagagagcaaccattgataccaggaccatcctgatccgatagtagaattttgattagactgattataaaggtatctcctcatagatggggatagggagaacccataggcaacctgtgtctttttccaagtcttagcttggcaggctgtaaatgtaggtggaaatgaaaaatctggaacacagtgtggtgatgccctaaaacgagtggcatttttaggagtggatgcacctcccaacggtaccatggactccactctcatggccaaggtggtagcattactgggccctcctcaccctgaggtggcaccctgaaTCACCTGGGCTAATGTTGTGCCCAGGGACCCTatcccaactttactctgcatcaggggatccatccaattggtcaagttcttGCATAAAAGCCTTGTGCAggatcccttcccctcaagggagaagcatagagtcccatttagggctatctttgtagcattaaacaactcctgttagcgtctgagttaggcagacagggtgcctccagatcgcaggaggtggaaaacagtatgggcaatatggaagagttagcatgaacaggcattggcatgggccaggccttcaTTACCACCCATAATGTCATTGGACTCgtgttcagcagggctgtctccattgccaggatcagcatccatgttgttgtaGCCCTCATCTttagctgttggtctcaggctccttgtcagccgtgtcggtacccaatgagggacttcttgactctgtgggaaaacacaaacagctcccccggatcccgcaatgactggatccggtccataccatttattatccaacacatcttttcacataacagatactcccttatcttcgggggtcatgttagcatgtctatcagccgctgttcggccttgaccatcaaaaattaaaaaattaaatgtaaaaaatgccaagCCAATTTtatccctgggggatgctgtttctgctattcccccttttttgttttgttagaatatctttgaggctactgttagcccttttaataatcccctggccttggggattatattttttatattatatatattatatttatattttatatattttattatattatattattttattttatattttatttttttatattatattatattttatattttattttattatattttattatattttatttttttttgtctaagggctctctttggcccatttttttggacttaacttttggatccttttttttttttttttttttttttttttttctttttttttttcttttaggcctatccaagtctcccccttttgattccgattttgataagttgtcctggtgtgtcattaatgcctctctaccttttctaacaagatctgtattatcaccctcccgtaagcagttgtctatttttttttcatatttagctctttttaagtcctgtcctaattttttccatgaaggcaaggtgaaatccccagagaccgcgaaccacgGTGCGTTTTGGTCAATGTCCTTTACGACCGTTATCAATCTTTTTTAATGTGTACTTATGTACGGGCGCCCTACCGGGGAGCCGCTTAATTTATGGCAGTCTTCttagagaaaagccgttttatctacaacggacttacttttgattttgactaggcgctgtcgcaataacaaaggcactctcttgaccaggcttctggcagctcaatcaaaaacaacacaggaacacacagatcacaattaccacaaaagctaggcagaacacttcagggctcaactccagcaatcattataCCTGGGAGACTTGCTTTACCGACGCGTCCCGCCCCGCGTGTTGAGTTCTGGATCCTctggcccctcgcccggtgaccgaaagatgtcccggcgtcccgggtttcggcaccagttgcggcgaacccccctggccagcagggaagaacgaccaccgagttgaggatttttttcaaatcacgctttattggagcctcttggttaaggggagagctggaaacGAGGGGCCCCCAGCaccaaacggcagctgcttatatagggagagtggacacgggtcatgcctgagggaggttctgtctagagccttgcctaatatggagttgtttacttggccctgcaggggctcagcgccatcttgtgatggtggccggcaaatcggctccctacAGACAAGGATGAGGCTCAGAGGTACAACCACAATGAAGATACTAGCAACAGCCATCTGGATCTCATTATAGGTAGTATTCCCACAAGAGAGTCGAATTAGGGATGGGACTTCACATAAaaaatcatctatctgtctatggGGACAAAAGGGCAGTTTGAGAGTGGGAGGTGTCTGAACTATGGATTGGATCAAACCTACAGCCCAGGCCACAGCTGCCAACTGCTGACATAGGCGGGGGTGGATGATGGTGGCATAGTGCAGGGGCTGGCAGACAGCCACATAGCGGTCAAAGGCCATCACTGTCAGGAGGATGCACTCGGTTGTTCCCAAGAACATGAAGATGAAGAGCTGAACGAAACATCCCAGGAAGCTGATGGTCTTTGTGGGGCCCCAGAGGTTGACCAGCATCTGGGGCACACAGGTTGTGGTGAAGCAGAGGTCCAAGAAGGAGAGGTtagagaggaagaagtacattggAGAGTGGAGCCTGGGATCCAGTGTGGACAGCAGGAGGATGAGTGTGTTTCCTAGGAGTGTGAGGAGGTAGGAACATAAGACCACCACAAAGAGAATCTTCTCGAGGCGTGGGTGTTCAGAGAAGCCGAGCAGGATGAAGCCCACTGGAGAGCTGTGGTTGACCATGGCCTTTTGTGTCTAGTTGGAGGGATGAAGCTGCTGGACAGTGTATTTCACTATGTTTTGTAGCATCTCACCTTGTGTACTTGTCAGTACTCTTGAGGTGgatgcttctcttcttcctctactcTTCACGTTCCTTTTCCTGGCTCTCCATCAAGTCCGtttgtctttcctcttcttcctggtcAAATGTTTTCTAGTGTCTACGAAGAAACCAGAAATGTTCTGGTAAATGGATGGATTCTCACATTGGCATCTCTGACTTCTCAGCTGAAGACAAAAAAGGCTGATGAAAAACACGAATTAATTAATCACTGAGTTTTCATTGTttgaataaacatttattgaacacaATGTATGATCAGAACACTGTGCAACTATTGACATTGATCCTCATGGGTATCGGCAGTTATGAGGAACTATGTGGTTAGATCAATGATTTGATGGCAAATAGTGTAGCATTGGTctcattttttttgaaagactaattttttttcatgtgtcatTCAAATGTCTCATAGATTTAAGCCTTACCATTCTATTCTAGTTCTGGATTACTGTCTGAAGGATAGATGGCTTCTTtgtatcttctttttatttaataaacattttcatttattttacataccaaccacagtttcccctgtcttctctcctcccattcctttcctctctcctcccatatcgtcctcctctcctcccatatcttccctcccatctcctctatccccttcccatcccctcttcatggtcttatttttaaagtatggacATGGATTTGTTGATGGCTCATATTCTGTCTCCAGTACACTTTTTCAGGAGATTCACTCAGAGGTCTGTCCTGTGGTTGAAATTTTTCCCTACATGAAATGACTCAATTCCCAGAGAGATCAATCGACTTATTTTATTCTCTATCAGAAATAATAAGCACATTCATGGTGGTGTGGCTGTAAACTGATCTTACCCTTTAAAAGTAgtctttcatataaaataaaatttagtaacttaatacataattttctttctctttttgaggtAGTGTTGCATTGCTATTGGTACTGATCTCATTTTGACTATGTAACCCAGTCTAGCCTGGAACTTGAGATCGTCCTGCTTCATTATCATTGtgcttaatttttaataatccaaCCACACACTTCTGATTTCTCTTAATTCTTGACTAATTTCactcatattaaaatttaaatcttttattttgagGTAGGTTCAAATTTACAATCAGGCTGCAAGATAGTTGCAATGAGTCCTGTGTCACTATCATTGCTATTAGCAaacttttagtatttttattcattgtaCTCTGATTTCACCCCACCTGTCCTTTAGTTTTTCAatgcagagtttctctgtgtagccctgactgtcctagatcTCTCtctgtggcctcaaactcagatccacctatCTTTtcctcttgactgctgggattaaagacatataccaCTGGTTTCTCTTAATGTGtttatatactatttttatttagcaTTATTTAGAAAACCATGCTGTTTTCCTCCATCATATTTCAGCATGATTTGCTACAAGATAGTCCCTCAATGCAGTAATTGAATTCAAAtaacttatttttgttatttaatatataGCCCATATTCCTATTTAATCATTGTCCCAATAATGTCCTTTAtagattatgtttttttttgcATAGGTTCCATCCAGgattcatttattatatacacagtcTATCTGTCTCCCCTACTTCTTGTAGTAGCTAAACCACTGAGCTAAGGGATTTGGTATGAATATTGTACAATGTGAACAGATCACATGTCAGAGCTCATAGGCTGGAAAGGTGAGTGGTCTTAAAACCCAGCAGGCCACTGAATATCCTCAGAAGAACCCACAGCCGGAAGCCCTGAAGTAAAGTTACTGAGTCAGGGAGAGGCAAAGCTGCAGGAGGTGATGCTACTGTTTGGAAAGAAAGGAGATCTGGGGCACCGAAGCCCACCttagtggtggcaggcagtgacAGCCACTGTGACAGCTGAGAGGCAGGATCCCTGCAGATTGATGAGTGTGACGTGTGGAGAGGATGGTTGGCTGTGTCTCCTCACAGGTCCTTTCTTATGTGTTCAGAAGTTCTATGTAATCTTTCCTCCTCCAACTTAActgagtctcctgcctcctcatcctccccCGACTTTATTATCTCTAAGGGAAGAGCCCCCACTCTGAATCTTAAGTACTCGTTAATAATCTCTGCAAAAGACTGTTTAAGCCTTAAAAGTCCTGTGCATGCCTCTCCTGCTCACATCACTTCCTACCCCTTACGAGGCTGTCActcttatttgattatttgtagTAAGTTCTCCTTTGTTGTTTTACAGCACTGCATTCTTGTGTTActaaaaagcaatttaaggacGTCTTCCTCAGCTGTGAACTCTTCAGTACCCTCCGTGCATCCCTGGTTGTCTTTCTCTCCTGGTCactttgtgtttcttattttcagGCTCCTCAATGTCCATAATCCTTTGTCTTcctggttgttgtttttgttgtgtttcaaAACATTCCCCCTTTTACCTGACCTTCTAATTCTGAGacaccaccaaaaaacaaaacaaaacaaaacaaaaaacccttaaatACTACCTGACAGTCTTCTGGTTACATCCATTTTCATGGATGTCTCCTTGTTCTTTACTGATCACTAAAGACCTATCCATGCACTATAAGGTGCAGGGAATGGGTTGTCATATCTGCTCTTGATGGCATCCCCATCCCGACTCTGTTATCATGTGCTGAGTGCTTTCTGCATGTTTGGCCTCATGCTACATTTCTAGAATAATCATGGGCAATATTCTCCCTTTACAGAGGAGCAGTACCTGAGCATTGAAACAACTTGCCCAAAACTACACAACCAATAAGGCCAAATCTGGACTCCGGACCCTGTTTGGCTTTCTATTAGGTAACTAGTACTCTGCGTCAATTGTGTAGCCCAGATACAATGGCTGCATTCTGTCTTTGtttacagatgaagagaaacacagagaggttaAACAATTTTGTTCAGGACAATAAAAAGTGTGCCAGATGTGGCTCCACTCTTGAAGACATGGGGTATTTTGATGGACTATAGGAGAAGAAAAATCCCAGGACTTACCATGGTCAGTCCAGAATCTTCTCATCCCGTGGCAGCCAAGACTTGCTCAAGATAAGGAACTTCTGGTCTGAATGGAGCCTCCACTTGATTTCACTGCGTGAAAACTGAAAGCACTGGCATTACGGCTCAGCAGCGGTGTGGCTGGGAATGCCTCGCTGTAC
Proteins encoded in this window:
- the LOC119823055 gene encoding olfactory receptor 2H2-like; translated protein: MVNHSSPVGFILLGFSEHPRLEKILFVVVLCSYLLTLLGNTLILLLSTLDPRLHSPMYFFLSNLSFLDLCFTTTCVPQMLVNLWGPTKTISFLGCFVQLFIFMFLGTTECILLTVMAFDRYVAVCQPLHYATIIHPRLCQQLAAVAWAVGLIQSIVQTPPTLKLPFCPHRQIDDFLCEVPSLIRLSCGNTTYNEIQMAVASIFIVVVPLSLILVWGFATLVSYGAITRAVLRINSTKGRRKAFGTCSSHLIVVTLFYSSVIAVYLQPKNPYAQERGKFFGLFYAVGTPTLNPIVYTLRNKEVKRAFWRLLGKDEESGES